Proteins from one Oscillatoria nigro-viridis PCC 7112 genomic window:
- a CDS encoding ABC transporter permease, translating to MLILLDFTDLGWALGMVAIAIGLSAWQGLGLEGAIAIAAGRTLIQLILVGYVLAVIFDPEGKNPWLVLAVLAIMLTTASMVASNRISKKIKNLLPLVWGSILISTALTLAYTNLLILQPDPWYEPQYLIPLAGMILGNAMNSGAIAGERLLSTVNSSQLEIETHLSLGSTPQQAVKQYRKDAIKAGLIPTLNTMTVVGIVTLPGMMTGQMLSGVSPLDAASYQILIMFVLALATLIATLLLTEGLSRKFFNQDAQLIKW from the coding sequence GTGTTAATTCTGCTAGATTTTACAGATTTGGGTTGGGCTTTGGGGATGGTGGCGATCGCGATCGGGCTTTCGGCGTGGCAGGGATTGGGATTGGAGGGGGCGATCGCGATCGCCGCAGGGCGCACCCTGATCCAGCTAATCTTAGTCGGGTACGTGCTCGCAGTCATATTTGACCCGGAGGGGAAAAATCCTTGGCTGGTTTTAGCAGTTTTAGCAATCATGCTGACAACAGCTAGCATGGTTGCCAGCAACCGCATCAGCAAAAAAATCAAGAACTTACTGCCCTTAGTTTGGGGTTCAATTTTGATAAGTACGGCCTTGACTCTCGCCTATACAAACTTGCTAATTTTGCAGCCTGACCCTTGGTACGAACCGCAATACCTGATTCCTTTAGCGGGTATGATTTTGGGCAATGCTATGAACTCCGGGGCGATCGCAGGCGAAAGACTTCTCAGTACAGTTAATAGCAGCCAGTTAGAAATAGAAACCCATTTAAGTTTAGGTTCGACGCCGCAGCAAGCAGTAAAACAGTACCGCAAAGATGCGATCAAAGCTGGATTAATCCCGACATTAAACACAATGACCGTGGTAGGAATCGTAACTTTACCCGGAATGATGACAGGTCAAATGCTCAGCGGTGTCAGTCCTCTCGATGCAGCATCTTACCAGATTTTAATTATGTTTGTGTTAGCGCTGGCAACTTTAATAGCAACTCTGCTGTTGACTGAGGGATTGTCCCGGAAGTTTTTCAATCAAGATGCACAATTGATCAAATGGTAA
- a CDS encoding ISKra4 family transposase (programmed frameshift), whose amino-acid sequence MTPSDQQQLKAHLKAVAKILYRNTEPTELKTFESIEKAVRQKMLSEVGPEIGSFFFPAVSGIQTGKPRKIKSIIGSLDITDNQAKYFGLKAYSQFSPLMENCCLLISANESYQMAEKDLEKFTGIKISHSTLQRLVKRQELELPTSQQGVKEITLDGGKVRLRNATKGESCYWKDYKAVCLDNIYAGAFFQNNQDLIDWTNSQKLLHPMYCLGDGHAGIWNIFKEIGDNEQRQEILDWYHIKENLYKVGGSIKQLKSAENMLWQGKIDEVIDLFKYFKDRAFKTFCNYLETHRCRIVNYQYYKEESISSIGSGTVESTIKRIGLRVKISGAGWNIENVSSILALRCAYLNGQLSI is encoded by the exons ATGACACCCTCAGACCAACAACAACTAAAAGCCCACTTAAAAGCGGTAGCAAAAATTCTTTACAGAAATACAGAGCCAACTGAGTTAAAAACTTTTGAAAGTATAGAAAAAGCAGTCCGTCAGAAAATGTTATCAGAGGTTGGTCCAGAAATAGGTAGCTTTTTTTTTC CAGCAGTATCAGGAATTCAAACAGGAAAACCCCGAAAAATAAAATCAATAATCGGATCGCTCGACATTACAGATAATCAGGCAAAATATTTTGGCTTAAAAGCTTACAGTCAATTTAGTCCCCTGATGGAAAATTGCTGTCTTTTAATCAGTGCTAACGAATCTTATCAAATGGCAGAAAAAGATTTGGAAAAATTTACTGGGATCAAAATTTCTCACAGTACATTACAAAGATTAGTCAAAAGACAAGAATTGGAATTGCCTACATCTCAACAAGGAGTCAAAGAAATTACATTGGATGGCGGTAAAGTCAGACTACGCAACGCAACCAAGGGCGAGAGCTGTTACTGGAAAGACTATAAAGCCGTGTGTTTAGATAATATTTATGCGGGAGCGTTTTTTCAAAATAATCAAGATTTAATTGATTGGACTAATAGCCAAAAATTACTACATCCTATGTATTGCCTCGGAGATGGCCATGCCGGAATTTGGAACATATTTAAAGAAATTGGAGACAATGAACAAAGACAAGAAATCTTAGATTGGTATCATATCAAAGAAAATCTCTACAAGGTAGGGGGTTCAATAAAACAATTGAAATCAGCAGAAAATATGTTATGGCAAGGCAAAATAGATGAAGTTATAGATTTATTTAAATACTTTAAAGATCGAGCATTTAAAACGTTTTGCAATTATTTAGAGACCCATCGCTGCCGAATAGTAAATTACCAATACTACAAAGAAGAATCCATAAGTTCGATTGGTTCTGGAACAGTGGAATCAACAATAAAACGCATTGGATTAAGGGTGAAAATATCGGGGGCCGGGTGGAATATTGAGAACGTTTCCTCTATCCTTGCTCTTCGCTGTGCTTATCTCAACGGTCAACTTTCAATTTGA